The following are from one region of the Pelagibius sp. CAU 1746 genome:
- a CDS encoding dipeptidase, with amino-acid sequence MTDSEAAAREDAVVAHCRVRREDFRRRLKDYLACPSVSTDPDYRDGMAAARDFLTQLLAGTGFSNVRQLDGGVGGHPALYAEWLGAPGKPTLLVYGHYDVQPPDPLELWDSPPFEATERDGRLYARGISDDKGPSMIALEALGAFLAVEGGLPVNVKILLEGEEETGSPSLPNILMQNAALLAADAILSADGARWRADLPSVNVGSRGNGGFEITLRTASTDLHSGRYGGAVPNALHELSRLVAGLHDSEDRVAVPGFYDGIEMPDEKARADLAAIPFDGAAWADAVGAREKGESGYSTLERLWDRPTLEVNGLWGGYQGAGSKTVIPKEAHAKFTARLVPGQDPQRILGLLKDHLRGLCPPEAELTFSGDRGWTKAYRVPARHPLLAAAEAALEETLGRKPLRVRIGATLPLSDLVQEALGIDTVMFSFSTSDECFHAPNEFLRLSAIEEGVAAWVAILRRVGQQQPAAYAPFRRR; translated from the coding sequence GTGACGGATTCAGAAGCGGCGGCGCGCGAAGACGCCGTCGTCGCACATTGCCGCGTGCGGCGGGAGGATTTTCGCCGACGCCTGAAGGATTATCTCGCCTGCCCCTCGGTCAGCACCGACCCTGACTACCGAGACGGCATGGCGGCGGCGCGCGATTTCCTGACGCAGCTCCTGGCTGGTACGGGCTTTTCGAACGTCCGGCAACTGGACGGCGGCGTCGGCGGCCATCCGGCGCTCTACGCCGAATGGCTCGGCGCGCCCGGCAAGCCAACTCTACTGGTCTACGGCCACTATGATGTCCAGCCGCCAGATCCGCTGGAGCTTTGGGACAGCCCGCCGTTTGAGGCGACCGAGCGGGACGGCCGGCTCTATGCCCGCGGCATCTCCGATGACAAGGGTCCCAGCATGATCGCGCTGGAAGCGCTGGGCGCTTTCCTGGCGGTCGAGGGCGGTCTGCCGGTGAACGTGAAAATTCTGCTGGAAGGCGAGGAGGAAACCGGTTCCCCCTCGCTACCCAATATCCTGATGCAGAACGCGGCGCTGCTTGCGGCCGACGCGATCCTCTCCGCCGACGGCGCGCGCTGGCGCGCCGACCTGCCGTCGGTGAACGTCGGCTCCCGCGGAAACGGCGGCTTCGAGATTACCCTGCGCACGGCCTCGACCGACCTGCACTCCGGCCGCTACGGCGGCGCCGTTCCCAACGCGCTGCACGAACTGAGCCGGTTGGTGGCCGGGCTGCACGATTCCGAGGACAGGGTGGCCGTGCCGGGCTTTTACGACGGCATCGAGATGCCGGACGAGAAGGCCCGGGCCGACCTGGCGGCCATTCCCTTCGACGGCGCGGCCTGGGCAGACGCCGTGGGCGCCCGCGAGAAGGGTGAAAGCGGCTACTCGACGCTGGAGCGGCTGTGGGACCGCCCGACCTTGGAGGTGAACGGCCTGTGGGGCGGCTACCAGGGCGCCGGCAGCAAGACCGTGATCCCCAAGGAAGCGCACGCGAAGTTCACCGCCCGCTTGGTGCCGGGGCAGGACCCGCAGCGTATTCTCGGGCTGCTGAAGGACCATCTGCGCGGGCTGTGTCCGCCCGAAGCGGAACTGACCTTCAGCGGCGACCGTGGCTGGACCAAGGCGTACCGCGTGCCTGCCCGGCACCCGCTGCTGGCGGCGGCCGAGGCGGCGCTGGAAGAGACTCTGGGCCGCAAGCCGCTGCGCGTGCGCATCGGTGCGACCTTGCCGCTCTCCGACCTGGTGCAGGAAGCGCTCGGCATCGATACGGTGATGTTCTCCTTCTCCACCTCCGACGAGTGCTTCCACGCGCCCAACGAGTTCCTGCGCCTCTCGGCCATCGAAGAGGGTGTCGCCGCCTGGGTCGCGATCCTGCGCAGGGTCGGCCAGCAGCAACCCGCGGCCTATGCGCCCTTCCGAAGGCGGTGA
- a CDS encoding arylsulfotransferase family protein — translation MKDFDLSRFLFNSVGVISVFLAGIAFSVFHPAPREVAYFIRDSVVTVYEERFTLTGVLPDHFLQDARYDGDGVTVNDLPDGGRDLVLLSGFFEGNNQLRLIRRDGGVVARWPVVFSDLIPDTSYLPWPPAGDWNVDIHGALIEPDGSVVFNLEYSGLVKLDRCGRVLWTLPRMTHHSVERSASGGYWVPARRYWEDDGATPYPPFQPPLLEDTLLHVSQNGEVLNEIALVQVLYDNGLEPLLTATGHAFAPWAFWNGEIIHLNKIQELPAPLAEDFPLFEAGDLALSIRDSNLVLVMDPTGGQVKWWRVGPWLRQHDPEFKPGGTIVVFNNNVYKTAYPTSEEKSPVAYATGSNVIEIDPESGRYETIYGDGQDQKMLTVIRGKVELRPGGGLLITEFEGGRAFETDAEGKVVWEFVNRYSAGQVAEVTEARAYPQSYFNVTEWSCGS, via the coding sequence ATGAAGGATTTCGACCTCTCGAGATTCCTGTTCAATAGCGTGGGCGTCATAAGCGTCTTTCTCGCCGGAATCGCCTTCAGCGTCTTCCACCCGGCGCCGCGCGAGGTGGCCTATTTCATCCGCGACAGCGTCGTCACGGTCTACGAGGAACGCTTCACCCTGACCGGCGTCCTGCCCGATCACTTCCTGCAGGACGCCCGCTATGACGGCGACGGCGTCACGGTGAACGACCTTCCGGACGGCGGGCGCGACCTGGTCCTCCTTTCGGGCTTCTTCGAGGGCAACAACCAGCTTCGGCTGATTCGGCGCGACGGCGGCGTCGTCGCCCGCTGGCCGGTCGTCTTCTCCGATCTGATCCCGGATACGAGCTATCTGCCCTGGCCGCCGGCCGGCGACTGGAACGTCGATATTCACGGCGCGCTGATCGAGCCGGACGGTTCGGTGGTCTTCAATCTCGAATACTCGGGCCTCGTCAAGCTCGATCGCTGCGGCCGAGTTCTCTGGACCCTGCCGCGGATGACCCACCACTCCGTCGAGCGCAGCGCCAGTGGCGGCTATTGGGTGCCCGCGCGGCGATACTGGGAAGACGACGGCGCAACGCCCTACCCACCCTTTCAACCGCCCTTGCTCGAAGACACCCTGCTGCACGTCTCCCAGAACGGCGAGGTGCTGAACGAGATCGCGCTCGTCCAGGTGCTGTACGACAACGGCCTGGAGCCGCTGCTCACCGCGACAGGGCATGCCTTCGCGCCCTGGGCGTTCTGGAACGGCGAGATCATTCATCTCAACAAGATCCAGGAACTGCCTGCGCCGCTGGCCGAGGACTTCCCGCTGTTCGAAGCGGGCGATCTGGCACTTTCGATCCGCGATTCCAACCTGGTCCTGGTGATGGACCCCACCGGCGGCCAAGTGAAGTGGTGGCGCGTCGGCCCCTGGCTGCGCCAGCACGACCCCGAGTTCAAGCCCGGCGGCACCATCGTGGTCTTCAACAACAATGTCTACAAGACCGCCTACCCGACTTCCGAGGAGAAATCTCCGGTCGCCTACGCAACCGGCTCCAACGTCATCGAGATCGATCCCGAAAGCGGTCGCTACGAGACGATCTACGGCGACGGACAGGATCAGAAGATGCTGACAGTTATCCGCGGCAAGGTGGAGTTGCGGCCCGGCGGCGGCCTCCTGATCACCGAGTTCGAGGGCGGCCGGGCGTTCGAGACCGACGCCGAGGGCAAAGTGGTCTGGGAATTCGTCAACCGCTACAGCGCCGGGCAGGTCGCCGAAGTGACCGAGGCGCGCGCCTATCCGCAGAGCTATTTCAACGTCACAGAGTGGTCCTGCGGCAGCTAG
- a CDS encoding class I SAM-dependent methyltransferase, which translates to MTAKKEIRTLVGSTRSETDRKQDLVDKLRGAPIPDAELLDNIGLFLTRQTLSRINFMQKLYEMIVPVHGVIMEFGVRWGQNMALFSSLRGIHEPYNHNRRIIGFDTFEGFPAVAPQDGGHAKAGDYSVSEDWAAELESILDFHNANSPIPHKRKFELVKGDATQALPAYLKEHPETIVALAYFDFDIYKPTRDCLEAIQPHLTKGSVLAFDELNMPEFPGETLALKEVLGLSRYAIRRDPASPLTSYLVVE; encoded by the coding sequence ATGACGGCCAAGAAAGAGATCCGGACGCTGGTGGGCTCGACCCGGAGCGAGACCGACCGCAAGCAGGACCTGGTCGACAAGCTGCGGGGCGCGCCGATCCCCGACGCCGAACTGCTGGACAACATCGGGTTGTTTCTGACCCGGCAGACCCTGTCGCGCATCAACTTCATGCAGAAGCTCTACGAGATGATCGTGCCTGTGCACGGCGTCATCATGGAGTTCGGCGTGCGCTGGGGTCAGAACATGGCCCTGTTCTCCTCGCTGAGGGGCATCCACGAGCCTTACAACCACAACCGCAGGATCATCGGCTTCGACACCTTCGAGGGCTTTCCCGCGGTGGCGCCCCAGGACGGCGGCCACGCCAAGGCCGGCGACTACAGTGTTTCGGAAGACTGGGCGGCGGAGCTGGAGTCGATCCTGGATTTCCACAACGCCAATTCGCCGATCCCGCACAAGCGGAAGTTCGAGCTGGTGAAGGGCGATGCGACGCAGGCGCTGCCGGCCTATCTGAAGGAGCACCCCGAGACCATCGTGGCGCTGGCCTACTTCGACTTCGACATCTACAAGCCGACGCGCGATTGCCTGGAGGCAATCCAGCCGCACCTGACCAAGGGCAGCGTGCTGGCTTTCGACGAGCTGAACATGCCGGAGTTCCCGGGCGAGACCCTGGCCCTGAAGGAGGTGCTGGGGCTGTCGCGCTACGCCATCCGGCGCGATCCGGCGAGCCCGCTGACCTCCTATCTGGTCGTGGAATGA
- a CDS encoding sulfotransferase, whose amino-acid sequence MAFTLNYTLLDRCLHRLAFGVPGLQLTAADLESRLYAAELRKVTAEHPVFIASLPRAGTTLLLEVLHRFPVFAAHRYRDMPFVMAPMVWARLSGAFRKRAELAERAHGDGMEIGFDSPEAFEEVLWHAFWPEKYHDGGIDLWRAGDGKDEAAAFFAEHLKKIVALRRPPQENGGEAQCGRYLSKNNGNIARLDLITAMFPGAKIVIPFRRPLEHAASLLRQHENFLALHDQEPFARRYMADIGHYEFGALHRPIAFPGRAELAKGRDRQRLDPGGLDYWLAYWIAAFAHIAGRQAGNPERILLLSYEDTCAGGRAALADLCARLDVDAGGKLDAAAALFRAPSPPRADARGADPALVARAMEVEARLRAAVVA is encoded by the coding sequence ATGGCCTTCACGCTGAACTACACCCTCCTCGACCGCTGCCTGCACCGGCTCGCCTTCGGGGTGCCGGGCCTGCAACTGACGGCGGCGGACCTGGAGAGCAGGCTCTATGCGGCCGAGCTTCGCAAGGTGACGGCGGAGCATCCGGTCTTCATCGCCTCGCTGCCGCGCGCCGGCACCACGCTGCTGCTGGAGGTGCTGCATCGCTTTCCCGTCTTCGCCGCCCACCGCTACCGCGACATGCCCTTCGTCATGGCGCCGATGGTCTGGGCGCGGCTCAGCGGCGCCTTCCGCAAGCGCGCCGAGCTCGCCGAGCGCGCCCACGGCGACGGCATGGAGATCGGTTTCGACAGTCCCGAGGCCTTCGAGGAAGTCCTATGGCACGCCTTCTGGCCGGAGAAGTACCACGACGGCGGCATCGACCTGTGGCGCGCCGGCGACGGCAAGGACGAAGCCGCCGCCTTCTTCGCCGAGCACCTGAAGAAGATCGTCGCCCTGCGCCGTCCCCCGCAGGAAAACGGTGGCGAAGCGCAATGCGGGCGCTACCTCTCCAAGAACAACGGCAACATCGCGCGCCTGGACCTCATCACGGCCATGTTCCCCGGCGCGAAAATCGTGATCCCCTTCCGCCGGCCGCTGGAGCACGCCGCCTCTCTGCTGCGCCAGCACGAGAACTTCCTTGCCCTGCACGACCAGGAGCCCTTCGCGCGCCGCTACATGGCCGACATCGGCCACTACGAGTTCGGTGCCTTGCACCGTCCCATCGCCTTTCCCGGTCGGGCCGAGCTCGCCAAAGGCCGCGACCGGCAGCGCCTTGATCCCGGGGGCCTCGACTACTGGCTCGCCTACTGGATCGCCGCCTTCGCGCATATCGCCGGACGGCAGGCCGGCAACCCCGAACGAATCCTCCTGCTGTCCTACGAGGACACCTGCGCGGGCGGGCGCGCCGCCCTGGCCGATCTCTGCGCCCGCCTGGACGTGGATGCCGGCGGCAAACTGGACGCGGCGGCAGCCCTTTTCAGGGCTCCGTCCCCGCCGCGCGCCGACGCGCGTGGCGCCGACCCGGCCCTGGTGGCACGGGCGATGGAGGTGGAAGCGCGCCTGCGGGCGGCGGTGGTCGCCTAG
- a CDS encoding DUF1194 domain-containing protein, translated as MVRIGGPLAALLALFLAAAPIPADAQAPASPGQEAQTDRRLAVDLELVLAVDVSLSVDSEEAQLQRQGYAQAFRDPLVVDAIGGGILGRIAVTYFEWANSAHTRLVVDWTLIDSPAAAERFAMALAARRPGPAHYTSISGAIDFGSRLFQDNGFEGTREVIDVSGDGPNNWGDLVTRARDRAVAQGITINGLPILDRSSGPFSRYNIPNLDLYYRDCVIGGPAAFIVVAQDFTAFASAIRRKLILEIAGPPAPPPRSAQLAKSPLVDAQFIDDGDARISPPCDIGEQLLRSREQDF; from the coding sequence ATGGTACGGATCGGAGGTCCCCTCGCGGCCCTGCTGGCGTTATTCCTCGCCGCCGCCCCGATTCCGGCTGACGCACAAGCCCCGGCAAGCCCGGGGCAGGAAGCCCAGACCGACCGCCGCCTCGCCGTGGACCTGGAGTTGGTGCTGGCCGTCGACGTCTCACTCAGCGTCGACTCCGAGGAGGCGCAGCTCCAACGCCAAGGCTATGCCCAGGCCTTCCGCGATCCTCTGGTGGTGGACGCCATCGGCGGCGGCATCCTCGGCCGGATCGCCGTCACCTATTTCGAATGGGCGAACTCGGCGCACACCCGGCTCGTCGTCGACTGGACCCTGATCGACTCCCCGGCCGCCGCGGAGCGCTTCGCCATGGCCTTGGCGGCGCGCCGTCCGGGGCCGGCGCACTACACCTCGATCAGCGGCGCCATCGACTTCGGCAGCCGGCTGTTCCAGGACAACGGCTTCGAGGGCACACGCGAGGTGATCGACGTCTCGGGTGACGGCCCCAACAACTGGGGCGATCTGGTGACCCGCGCCCGCGACCGCGCCGTGGCCCAGGGAATCACCATCAACGGCCTGCCGATCCTCGACCGGAGCAGCGGGCCTTTCTCGCGCTACAACATCCCCAACTTGGATCTCTACTATCGCGACTGCGTGATCGGCGGCCCCGCGGCCTTCATCGTCGTGGCGCAGGACTTCACCGCCTTCGCCAGCGCCATCCGCCGCAAGCTGATCCTGGAGATCGCCGGCCCGCCCGCGCCGCCGCCGCGATCCGCCCAGCTCGCCAAGTCCCCGCTCGTCGATGCCCAGTTCATCGACGACGGCGATGCCCGGATAAGCCCGCCTTGCGATATCGGCGAGCAGTTGTTGCGCTCCCGCGAACAGGATTTCTAG
- the pseI gene encoding pseudaminic acid synthase, giving the protein MASTRTLEIGGRRIGPDEPPYIIAEMSGNHKGDIRRTFSILEAAKAAGADAVKLQTYRADTITIDHHGPEFMVEGGLWAGRRLYELYEEAHTPWEWHPEIFARARDLGITVFSSPFDPTAVDFLESLDAPAYKIASPEIIDIPLIRKAARSGKPMIISTGMASLEEIEEAVAAARGEGNDDIVVLHCTAAYPAPPEEANLATLADLRKRLGVTVGLSDHTLGTTVATIAVALGAAVIEKHFTLARADGGVDSAFSLEPAELARLVEESAVAHAAVGAPAYEPTKSEASVLRNRRSLYVVAPVARGETLSHENVRSIRPGNGMKPKYLDAVIGRKAARDLAFGEPLDVSMIEGGLADVVAT; this is encoded by the coding sequence ATGGCATCGACCAGGACGTTGGAGATCGGCGGGCGCAGGATCGGCCCGGACGAACCCCCGTACATCATTGCCGAGATGTCCGGGAACCATAAAGGCGACATCCGCCGGACCTTCAGCATTCTGGAGGCGGCGAAGGCCGCCGGCGCGGATGCGGTGAAACTGCAGACCTACCGCGCCGACACCATCACCATCGACCACCACGGGCCGGAATTCATGGTCGAGGGCGGTCTGTGGGCCGGCCGGCGGCTCTACGAGCTCTACGAGGAAGCGCACACCCCCTGGGAATGGCATCCGGAGATCTTCGCCCGCGCACGCGATCTGGGGATCACGGTTTTTTCGTCGCCCTTCGATCCCACGGCGGTCGACTTCCTGGAGAGCCTCGACGCCCCCGCCTACAAGATCGCCTCGCCGGAGATCATCGACATCCCGCTGATCCGCAAGGCGGCGCGCAGCGGCAAGCCGATGATCATCTCGACCGGCATGGCGAGCCTCGAGGAGATCGAGGAAGCCGTCGCCGCGGCGCGCGGCGAGGGCAATGACGACATCGTCGTGCTTCACTGCACAGCGGCCTATCCGGCGCCGCCGGAGGAGGCCAACCTCGCGACCCTCGCCGACCTGAGGAAGCGCCTGGGCGTGACCGTCGGGCTTTCGGATCACACCCTGGGCACCACCGTCGCCACCATCGCCGTCGCCCTGGGGGCGGCGGTGATCGAGAAGCATTTTACCCTGGCCCGGGCCGACGGCGGAGTGGACAGCGCCTTTTCCCTGGAGCCGGCAGAGTTGGCGCGCCTGGTCGAGGAGTCCGCGGTCGCCCACGCCGCCGTCGGCGCGCCGGCCTATGAACCGACAAAGTCGGAAGCTTCGGTGCTGCGCAACCGGCGCTCGCTCTATGTGGTGGCACCGGTCGCCAGGGGAGAGACTCTCAGCCACGAGAACGTCCGCTCGATCCGGCCGGGCAACGGCATGAAGCCGAAGTACCTGGACGCGGTGATTGGCCGCAAGGCGGCGCGGGACCTGGCCTTCGGCGAGCCGCTGGATGTTTCCATGATCGAGGGCGGCCTTGCGGATGTCGTGGCGACATGA
- a CDS encoding YccF domain-containing protein, translated as MSLFSVLLNLLWILFGGLWMSLAWGIAGVLMAITVIGLPWARAAFNIAGYSLLPFGRVAVARETVTGEEDFGTGPLGTLGNLIWLLLAGWWLALGHIVTALALAITLIGIPFAWAHLKLVPLSLWPIGKTILDRDAAGRLRQGR; from the coding sequence ATGTCCCTCTTCAGCGTTCTCCTGAACCTTCTCTGGATTCTCTTCGGCGGGCTGTGGATGTCGCTGGCCTGGGGGATCGCGGGGGTGCTCATGGCGATCACCGTCATCGGGCTGCCCTGGGCGCGGGCGGCTTTCAACATCGCCGGCTATTCGCTGCTGCCCTTCGGGCGCGTGGCGGTGGCGCGCGAGACGGTGACGGGAGAAGAGGATTTCGGGACCGGTCCGCTGGGTACGCTGGGCAACCTCATCTGGCTGCTCCTCGCCGGCTGGTGGCTGGCGCTGGGGCACATCGTCACCGCTCTGGCCCTGGCGATCACCCTCATCGGCATTCCCTTCGCCTGGGCGCACCTGAAACTGGTGCCGCTCTCGCTCTGGCCGATCGGCAAGACGATCCTCGACCGTGACGCGGCCGGGCGGCTGCGGCAGGGGCGCTAA
- a CDS encoding DMT family transporter, whose translation MHDDNRRGALLLALAGLVFTGEVSVVRLLGDAASDGQIVFARAGVQLLAVAVWILLRNPQLVKTGRPGLHLARGITSLICWYFYYRSFQVLDLALATTLTFTTSLFVVALAGPILKEQVGARRWILTMVGFGGVALASGIADVGTSVFNVGIVYSLIAALAAAVLVFQNRVLARTEATPTIMFYIGLVTTAGALPGLIEAWHPLAPAALGMLALSGGLGTLGMVLTVEAYRVGEVSALAPFPYLRLVFSLAAGILLFGEYPTFGVLCGAVVIAGCALAVRSGEPRRRGLSSPMR comes from the coding sequence TTGCATGACGATAACCGCCGAGGTGCCCTGCTGCTTGCGCTAGCCGGACTGGTGTTCACCGGCGAGGTCAGCGTCGTGCGCTTACTGGGCGACGCGGCCAGCGACGGGCAGATCGTCTTCGCGCGGGCCGGGGTGCAGCTTCTCGCCGTCGCCGTCTGGATACTGCTTCGGAACCCGCAGCTTGTGAAGACGGGGCGGCCGGGGCTCCACCTGGCGCGCGGCATCACCAGCCTGATCTGCTGGTACTTCTACTACCGCAGCTTTCAGGTTCTCGACCTCGCGCTCGCCACCACGCTTACCTTCACCACCTCGCTCTTCGTCGTCGCGCTGGCGGGGCCGATCCTGAAGGAGCAGGTCGGCGCGCGGCGCTGGATCCTGACGATGGTGGGCTTCGGCGGTGTGGCGCTCGCCAGCGGCATTGCCGATGTCGGGACGTCCGTCTTCAACGTCGGCATCGTCTACAGCTTGATCGCCGCGCTGGCGGCGGCGGTCCTGGTGTTCCAGAACCGGGTCCTGGCGCGCACCGAGGCGACGCCGACGATCATGTTCTACATTGGCCTTGTCACCACAGCCGGCGCGTTGCCGGGACTGATCGAGGCTTGGCATCCGTTGGCGCCCGCCGCTCTCGGCATGTTGGCGCTGTCCGGCGGGCTCGGCACCCTCGGCATGGTGCTGACCGTCGAGGCATACCGTGTCGGCGAGGTCTCGGCGCTGGCGCCTTTCCCCTATCTGCGCCTGGTCTTCTCTCTCGCTGCCGGAATCCTGTTGTTCGGCGAATACCCCACTTTCGGCGTGCTGTGCGGCGCCGTGGTGATCGCCGGCTGCGCGCTGGCGGTGCGCAGCGGAGAGCCGCGCCGTCGGGGCCTCTCCTCACCGATGCGTTAG
- a CDS encoding methyltransferase domain-containing protein gives MNDPRLKRNPLGFLEVVSRPSEDELSDYYAQTYYQQEKSSYRKSYPPDELAVIDLRIAQRAARALELLHRDGPGNLLDVGCGEGFVLAAFAKQGWTVAGVDHSRAGVESMNPDFADKVEQGDLFALLRRRIEAGERHDLVWLGNVLEHVLDPLGLLDSLRSLVAPGGLLVATVPNDGNAYHEDLLAGGAIPERFWIAIPDHMSYFTIDSLRRTAEATGWDCLDVQADFPIDLFLAHEGSNYVRDRSQGGAAHRARLQLERIVGAAGIEAANRFYSALADVGLGRNITAFMRPKA, from the coding sequence ATGAACGACCCGCGTCTGAAGCGCAACCCGCTGGGTTTTCTGGAGGTGGTGTCGCGGCCGAGCGAGGATGAACTCTCGGACTACTACGCGCAGACCTATTACCAGCAGGAAAAAAGCAGCTACCGCAAATCCTACCCGCCGGATGAACTGGCGGTCATCGACCTGCGCATCGCCCAGCGCGCCGCCCGCGCCCTGGAACTGCTGCATCGCGACGGACCGGGCAACCTGCTGGACGTGGGCTGCGGCGAGGGTTTCGTCCTGGCGGCCTTCGCCAAGCAGGGCTGGACGGTGGCCGGCGTCGACCACAGCCGGGCCGGTGTCGAGTCCATGAACCCGGATTTCGCCGACAAGGTGGAGCAGGGGGACCTCTTTGCGTTGCTGCGCCGGCGCATCGAGGCCGGCGAGCGCCACGACCTGGTCTGGCTGGGCAATGTGCTGGAGCACGTGCTCGACCCGCTGGGCCTGCTGGACTCGCTGCGTTCCCTCGTCGCCCCCGGCGGCCTGCTGGTCGCCACGGTGCCGAACGACGGCAATGCCTACCACGAGGATCTGCTGGCCGGCGGGGCGATTCCGGAGCGCTTCTGGATCGCCATTCCCGACCACATGTCCTATTTCACCATCGACAGTCTGCGGCGCACCGCCGAGGCGACCGGCTGGGATTGTCTCGACGTGCAGGCCGATTTCCCGATCGACCTGTTCCTGGCGCACGAAGGCTCGAACTACGTCCGCGACCGATCGCAGGGCGGCGCCGCGCACCGCGCCCGTCTGCAGCTGGAGCGGATCGTCGGGGCGGCAGGCATCGAGGCGGCCAACCGTTTCTATTCCGCCCTGGCCGACGTGGGGCTGGGACGGAACATCACCGCGTTCATGCGGCCCAAGGCTTGA
- a CDS encoding SDR family oxidoreductase → MTVALVTGVVGGIGAAIARRLAADGFRVAVCDRPGAAFEEAAAALAMPAYAADLGRREDVQKLAAALQEAEGAPEVLVNAAGGVCGQVHQPVDEVPERDWRAIFAANTDSAFFLAQALAPAMKARGKGRIVTISSGAGLRPSLTRVQAYTAAKHALVGLTRQLALELGPRGITVNSVAPGFVLSNEATRRQWESYGEEGQRALVERIHLRRLGRPEDIANAVAFLVSEEAAWITGQVLSVDGGHT, encoded by the coding sequence ATGACGGTTGCCCTGGTTACCGGCGTGGTCGGCGGTATCGGCGCCGCCATCGCCCGCCGCCTTGCCGCGGACGGCTTCAGGGTCGCGGTTTGCGACCGGCCCGGCGCGGCCTTCGAGGAGGCCGCCGCCGCCCTCGCGATGCCGGCCTACGCCGCCGATCTCGGACGCCGCGAGGACGTGCAGAAGCTGGCTGCCGCGTTGCAGGAGGCGGAAGGCGCGCCGGAGGTTCTGGTGAACGCCGCCGGCGGCGTCTGCGGTCAGGTTCACCAGCCGGTCGACGAGGTGCCGGAGCGGGATTGGCGCGCGATCTTCGCGGCGAATACAGACAGCGCTTTCTTCCTGGCCCAGGCCCTGGCGCCGGCCATGAAGGCGCGCGGCAAGGGCCGCATCGTGACCATTAGTTCGGGGGCCGGCCTGCGGCCCAGCCTTACCCGCGTCCAGGCCTACACCGCCGCCAAGCATGCGCTCGTCGGGCTTACCCGGCAGCTTGCGCTGGAACTGGGACCCCGGGGCATCACCGTGAACTCGGTGGCGCCCGGCTTCGTGCTGTCGAACGAAGCGACCCGGCGCCAGTGGGAGAGTTATGGCGAAGAAGGCCAGCGCGCGCTGGTGGAGCGCATCCACCTGCGCCGTCTTGGCCGCCCGGAAGACATCGCGAATGCGGTGGCTTTCCTGGTCAGTGAAGAGGCGGCCTGGATCACGGGCCAGGTCTTATCGGTCGACGGAGGTCATACGTGA
- the pseF gene encoding pseudaminic acid cytidylyltransferase — protein MSSGALTSVAIIPARGGSKRIPRKNIRPFRGRPMLAWSVAAALEAGVFDAVMVSTDDAEVAEVARSCGAEVPFLRSSETADDHATTSAVLTEVLARYRDAGCSFDLACCLYPTAPFVRAEDLSAGKVRLLEEGFDVLMPVAAFSYPIWRSLKREEDGRVKLNFPENLNTRSQDLPAAYHDAGQWYWFRTAAFLRDGVLMGSNTGSLVLPAVRVQDIDNEDDWALAELKHERIFG, from the coding sequence ATGAGCAGCGGCGCACTTACTTCCGTGGCGATCATCCCGGCGCGGGGCGGCAGCAAGCGCATTCCGCGCAAGAACATCCGCCCCTTCCGCGGCAGACCGATGCTGGCCTGGTCGGTCGCCGCGGCGCTGGAGGCCGGCGTGTTCGACGCGGTGATGGTCAGTACCGACGATGCGGAGGTCGCGGAGGTCGCGCGCTCCTGCGGTGCCGAGGTTCCTTTCCTGCGTTCGTCCGAGACTGCGGACGACCATGCGACGACCAGTGCCGTCCTGACCGAGGTTCTGGCGCGCTACCGCGACGCGGGGTGCAGTTTCGATCTCGCCTGCTGCCTCTACCCGACGGCGCCCTTCGTGCGTGCCGAGGATCTTTCCGCCGGCAAGGTGCGGCTGCTGGAAGAGGGATTCGACGTTCTGATGCCGGTCGCCGCCTTCAGCTACCCGATCTGGCGGTCCCTGAAGCGGGAGGAAGACGGGCGGGTGAAGCTGAACTTCCCGGAGAACCTCAATACCCGCTCCCAGGATTTGCCGGCCGCCTATCACGATGCCGGCCAATGGTACTGGTTCCGCACCGCCGCCTTCCTGCGCGACGGGGTCCTGATGGGATCGAACACCGGTTCCCTGGTGCTGCCGGCGGTGCGCGTCCAGGACATCGACAACGAGGACGACTGGGCCTTGGCCGAGCTGAAGCATGAGAGGATTTTCGGATGA